In the Clostridium beijerinckii genome, one interval contains:
- the aspS gene encoding aspartate--tRNA ligase gives MGESLNGLKRTMMCGEPREEHVGKKITLMGWVQRNRKLGALEFVDLRDKTGIMQVVFGEEINAEAFEKAKGVRSEYCVAVTGEVVKRESVNENMPTGFVELKCENIKILSESETPPIYIKEDLDAAENIRLKYRYLDLRRPDMHKIFEIRSKTTKAIRDYLEENNFLDVETPILSKSSPEGARDYLVPSRNYPGMFYALPQSPQIFKQLLMVSGFDRYYQIAKCFRDEDLRANRQPEFTQVDMELSFVEQEDIMAVNEGLIAHVFKKVAGVDVQLPIKRMTFKDAMEKYGSDKPDLRFGMEITNITEDVKDLDFVVFKSAIEAGGSVRALCLKGGADLGRKPLDKLGEFVKTYKAKGLAWIQIKEDGVKSSIAKFLTDDVTNSIVKTMNAETGDAILIVADKNSVVFQSLGALRLELAKQFDLIKDKNEFNFTWITEFPLFEYSEEEERYKACHHPFTAPMDEDLDFIESDPGNVRSKAYDLVLNGEELGGGSIRIHDTALQERMFRALGLTDEVVNERFGYLLQAFKFGPPPHGGLAFGLDRMIMFLAGTENIKDVIAFPKNQNAYCYLSEAPNIVDEKQLTELGIAILPKEEKNDKE, from the coding sequence ATGGGTGAATCTTTAAATGGATTAAAACGTACAATGATGTGCGGTGAACCTAGAGAAGAACATGTAGGTAAAAAAATAACATTAATGGGATGGGTTCAAAGAAACAGAAAGCTTGGAGCACTTGAATTTGTTGATTTAAGAGATAAAACAGGTATAATGCAAGTTGTATTTGGTGAGGAAATTAATGCAGAAGCTTTTGAAAAGGCAAAAGGAGTAAGATCTGAATACTGCGTAGCAGTAACAGGGGAAGTTGTTAAAAGAGAAAGCGTTAATGAAAATATGCCAACTGGTTTTGTTGAATTAAAATGTGAAAATATAAAGATACTTTCAGAATCAGAAACTCCGCCAATATATATAAAAGAAGATTTAGACGCTGCAGAAAATATCAGATTAAAATATAGATATTTAGACTTAAGAAGACCTGATATGCACAAAATATTTGAAATTAGAAGTAAAACTACAAAGGCTATACGTGATTATTTAGAAGAAAATAACTTCTTAGATGTAGAAACTCCTATTTTATCAAAGAGTTCTCCAGAGGGAGCTAGAGATTACTTAGTACCTTCAAGAAATTATCCTGGAATGTTCTATGCGCTTCCACAGTCACCACAAATATTTAAGCAGTTATTAATGGTATCTGGATTTGATAGATATTATCAAATAGCTAAATGCTTTAGAGATGAAGACTTAAGAGCGAATAGACAACCAGAATTTACTCAAGTTGATATGGAATTAAGTTTTGTAGAACAAGAAGATATAATGGCAGTAAACGAAGGATTAATTGCTCATGTATTTAAAAAAGTAGCAGGTGTAGATGTTCAGCTTCCAATAAAAAGAATGACATTTAAAGATGCTATGGAAAAATACGGATCTGATAAACCAGATTTAAGATTTGGAATGGAAATAACTAATATAACAGAGGATGTTAAGGATTTAGATTTTGTTGTATTTAAATCAGCAATAGAAGCTGGTGGATCTGTTAGAGCTTTATGTTTAAAAGGTGGAGCAGACCTTGGAAGAAAGCCTTTAGATAAATTAGGGGAGTTTGTTAAGACTTACAAGGCTAAAGGTCTTGCTTGGATTCAAATTAAAGAAGATGGTGTTAAATCATCAATAGCTAAGTTCTTAACTGATGATGTAACAAATTCTATAGTAAAAACTATGAATGCTGAAACTGGAGATGCTATACTTATAGTAGCAGATAAAAATTCAGTGGTATTCCAAAGTTTAGGTGCGTTAAGATTAGAACTTGCTAAGCAATTTGATTTGATTAAGGATAAGAATGAATTTAATTTCACATGGATTACTGAATTCCCACTATTTGAATATAGTGAAGAAGAAGAAAGATATAAAGCTTGTCACCATCCATTTACTGCACCAATGGATGAAGATTTAGATTTTATTGAATCAGATCCAGGAAATGTACGTTCTAAGGCTTATGACTTAGTATTAAATGGTGAAGAGTTAGGTGGAGGTTCTATAAGAATTCATGATACAGCTCTTCAAGAAAGAATGTTTAGAGCACTTGGACTAACAGATGAAGTAGTAAATGAAAGATTTGGATACTTATTACAGGCATTTAAATTTGGGCCACCACCACATGGCGGTTTAGCATTTGGTCTTGATAGAATGATTATGTTCTTAGCAGGGACAGAAAATATCAAAGATGTTATTGCATTCCCTAAGAATCAAAATGCATATTGTTACTTAAGCGAAGCACCAAATATAGTTGATGAAAAGCAATTAACTGAACTTGGCATAGCAATACTACCAAAAGAAGAAAAAAATGATAAAGAATAG
- the hisS gene encoding histidine--tRNA ligase: MAIEMQAPKGTKDMLPEDAYKWHYIESAFRKVAKTYGIREIRTPMFEHTELFLRSVGDTTDIVQKEMYTFNDKGNRSITLKPEGTASAVRAFVENRLFNEAQPTKLYYITPAFRYENVQKGRLRQFHQCGLEVFGSNAASMDAEVIAVAMDTLKELGLKSLSLNINNLGCPSCRPKYNEALKKFLADNYDGLCDTCKDRFEKNPMRILDCKEKKCHEITKNAPIILDYVCEECSTHFNKVKEYLDILGLPYTIDPGIVRGLDYYTKTIFEILTSDFTVCGGGRYDKLIEELGGPDMPAVGFGMGVERLIMTLEKENIEIPKEKLFDLYIGARGEAESKYAFKLASDLRALGVKCEINHMGRSVKAEMKYANKLGAAFTTILGEDELTNRKVNLKRMSDGEIFEVSLEDLMEIAKIVK; this comes from the coding sequence ATGGCGATTGAAATGCAAGCACCAAAAGGCACCAAGGATATGTTGCCTGAAGATGCCTATAAGTGGCATTATATAGAAAGTGCCTTTAGAAAGGTTGCTAAAACATATGGAATTAGAGAAATTAGAACTCCGATGTTCGAACACACAGAATTATTTTTAAGAAGTGTTGGGGATACAACAGATATAGTTCAGAAAGAAATGTATACTTTCAATGACAAGGGAAATAGAAGTATAACATTGAAACCAGAAGGAACTGCATCAGCAGTAAGGGCATTTGTGGAAAATAGATTATTTAACGAAGCTCAGCCAACAAAATTATACTATATTACACCAGCGTTTAGATATGAAAATGTCCAAAAAGGAAGGCTTAGACAATTTCATCAATGTGGATTAGAAGTGTTTGGCTCAAATGCAGCTTCAATGGATGCGGAAGTTATAGCAGTCGCTATGGATACATTAAAAGAATTAGGATTAAAAAGTTTAAGTTTAAATATAAATAATTTAGGTTGCCCAAGTTGTAGACCTAAATATAATGAAGCGCTTAAGAAATTTTTAGCTGATAATTATGATGGACTTTGTGACACTTGTAAAGATAGATTTGAAAAAAATCCTATGAGAATATTGGATTGTAAAGAGAAGAAATGTCATGAAATTACTAAAAATGCGCCGATAATATTGGATTATGTTTGTGAAGAGTGTAGTACACATTTTAATAAAGTCAAAGAATATTTAGATATCTTAGGACTTCCTTATACAATAGATCCAGGCATCGTAAGGGGATTAGACTATTACACAAAAACTATATTTGAAATCTTAACTTCTGATTTTACTGTATGTGGAGGAGGAAGGTATGATAAGCTTATAGAAGAACTTGGTGGACCAGATATGCCAGCAGTTGGATTTGGTATGGGTGTTGAAAGATTAATTATGACTTTAGAAAAAGAAAATATAGAAATACCTAAAGAAAAATTATTTGATTTATATATTGGTGCTAGAGGAGAAGCGGAAAGTAAGTATGCTTTTAAGCTGGCTAGTGATTTAAGGGCTTTAGGTGTGAAGTGTGAGATAAATCACATGGGTAGAAGCGTGAAAGCTGAAATGAAGTATGCAAACAAATTAGGAGCAGCATTTACTACTATTTTAGGTGAAGATGAATTAACAAATAGAAAAGTTAATTTGAAAAGAATGAGCGATGGTGAGATTTTTGAAGTTTCATTAGAAGACTTGATGGAAATAGCTAAAATAGTTAAATAA
- the rpsD gene encoding 30S ribosomal protein S4, with protein MARMREPRFKLCRRLGLNVSGHPKAMKRANNGSARNAKKLSAYGLQLLEKQRLRAYYGVMEKQFATYVRKALKDKEPTGYALIKRLECRLDNLVYRLGLSSSIAQARQMVVHGHILVNDKKVDIPSYEVNIGDIISLKEKSRNNDLFRDTFLSNTLNTYPYLAKDQDNFSGTLIRYPLREEVPIEINDSLIVEFYSKL; from the coding sequence ATGGCAAGAATGAGAGAACCTAGATTCAAGTTGTGTAGGCGCTTGGGATTAAATGTTAGTGGACATCCCAAAGCTATGAAAAGAGCCAACAATGGCAGTGCTAGAAACGCAAAAAAGCTCTCGGCTTATGGCCTTCAACTACTTGAAAAGCAAAGACTCAGAGCATACTATGGTGTAATGGAAAAACAGTTTGCCACCTATGTACGAAAAGCGTTAAAAGATAAAGAACCTACTGGTTATGCTCTAATAAAAAGGTTAGAATGTAGATTAGATAACTTAGTTTACAGACTGGGCCTTTCGTCTTCTATTGCACAAGCTCGCCAAATGGTAGTTCATGGGCATATTTTAGTTAATGATAAAAAGGTAGATATTCCTTCTTATGAAGTAAATATAGGTGATATAATTTCTTTAAAAGAAAAATCCAGAAATAATGACTTGTTTAGGGATACTTTTTTATCAAATACTCTTAATACCTATCCGTATCTAGCCAAGGATCAAGATAATTTTTCAGGAACTCTTATAAGATACCCTTTAAGAGAAGAAGTTCCTATTGAAATCAATGATTCATTAATTGTAGAATTCTATTCTAAACTCTAA